The genomic region AACGCGATGTCCAAGGCCTTGTCCACTGATTCCGTCCGCCTCGGTCTGCTCGCCCGGATCGAGGCGAAGCCGGAGCACGTGAAGGATGTGGAGGAGCTGCTCACGGGGGCTCTTGCCCTGGCGCAGGAGGAGGCGTTCACCACGGTGTGGTTCGCTCTGCGCATGGGTCCGACGACGTTCGGGATCTTCGATGCGTTCGGCAGTGACGAGGATCGTACGGCGCACTTGCAGGGCAGGATCGCGGCGGCGCTGATGGAGCGGGCGCCGCATCTGTTGGCGGAGGCGCCGGAGATCGTGCCGGTGGACGTTCTGGCGGCCAAACTCGCCTAGGGCTGTCTGTCCGTGGGGCCGTTGTCCGGGTGGGTTCGGGGCGGCGTAGGTTGAGGTCCAGGCATAGGAGAAGGGGACCGCGTGATGAGCGAGAAGGCTCGCAAGCTGTTCGATGCGCTGGATCTCAACCAGGACGGTGAGCTGACCCGGCTGGAGGTGATCACGGCTTTGCGGTCGAAGGGGCCGACGCTTGCCGCCGAGGGGGTGTTGCCGGTCTGGGCGGTGGGGGATGAGGATGCTTCGTCGGCTCTGTTCGATGCGGCTGACGCGAACGGGGACGAGGTCTTGAGCTTCGAGGAGTTCGCCGCGGTGGTCGATCGCCGGTTCGGCTGGTAGGGCTGTAGGGGCTCGTCTCGGCGTGTCCGCGT from Streptomyces sp. NBC_00190 harbors:
- a CDS encoding EF-hand domain-containing protein, which gives rise to MSEKARKLFDALDLNQDGELTRLEVITALRSKGPTLAAEGVLPVWAVGDEDASSALFDAADANGDEVLSFEEFAAVVDRRFGW
- a CDS encoding putative quinol monooxygenase; the encoded protein is MSKALSTDSVRLGLLARIEAKPEHVKDVEELLTGALALAQEEAFTTVWFALRMGPTTFGIFDAFGSDEDRTAHLQGRIAAALMERAPHLLAEAPEIVPVDVLAAKLA